A stretch of the Streptococcus suis genome encodes the following:
- a CDS encoding manganese-dependent inorganic pyrophosphatase, which yields MSKLLVFGHQNPDTDAIASSYGWAHLEREVFGRDAEAVALGTPNEETAFALEYFGVTAPRVVESAKAEGVNQVILTDHNEFQQSIADIKEVEVAAVIDHHRVANFETANPLYMRLEPVGSASSIVYRAFKENGVTPPKEVAGLLLSGLISDTLLLKSPTTHATDPQVAAELAEIAGVNLEEYGLSLLKAGTNLASKSAEELIDIDAKTFALNGSDVRVAQVNTVDIAEVLERQEEIEVAMTAAIVSEGYSDFVLMITDIVNSNSEIVALGSNMDKVEAAFNFKLENNHAFLAGAVSRKKQVVPQLTDAFNA from the coding sequence ATGTCTAAATTATTAGTTTTTGGTCACCAAAATCCTGATACAGATGCCATTGCATCATCATACGGGTGGGCTCATTTGGAGCGTGAAGTGTTTGGTCGTGATGCGGAAGCTGTAGCATTAGGAACACCAAATGAAGAAACTGCTTTTGCGCTTGAGTATTTTGGAGTTACTGCACCGCGCGTGGTTGAGTCTGCTAAGGCAGAAGGTGTTAACCAAGTCATCTTGACAGACCATAATGAATTCCAACAATCGATCGCAGACATTAAGGAAGTGGAAGTAGCAGCTGTTATTGATCACCACCGTGTTGCAAACTTTGAAACTGCAAATCCATTATATATGCGTTTGGAGCCAGTAGGTTCAGCATCATCAATCGTTTACCGTGCCTTTAAAGAAAACGGAGTAACACCTCCAAAAGAAGTAGCTGGACTTCTTTTATCAGGTTTGATTTCAGACACACTCTTGCTCAAATCTCCAACTACTCATGCAACAGATCCACAAGTTGCGGCTGAGTTGGCTGAAATTGCTGGTGTGAACTTGGAGGAATACGGCTTGTCACTCTTGAAAGCAGGCACCAACCTAGCCAGCAAATCAGCAGAAGAATTGATTGATATTGATGCAAAAACATTTGCTTTAAATGGAAGCGATGTGCGTGTAGCCCAAGTCAATACAGTTGATATTGCAGAAGTTTTGGAGCGTCAAGAAGAAATCGAAGTTGCCATGACAGCGGCAATCGTTTCAGAAGGATACAGTGATTTCGTATTGATGATTACGGACATCGTAAACTCAAACTCTGAAATCGTTGCGCTCGGTAGTAACATGGACAAGGTAGAAGCTGCCTTCAACTTCAAGTTGGAAAACAACCACGCTTTCCTTGCAGGTGCCGTTTCACGGAAGAAGCAAGTTGTACCGCAATTAACAGATGCTTTTAATGCATAA
- a CDS encoding phage tail protein translates to MSYTVNFKEVETTGIEASIVADVLAGLPASEARYFWNKYKQEYVVYTPDEKPEILTIIEKVLAERDMVFPYTPLNVAQLEVDGILWSFIFYDNGLAVNVLYTLEEGGKRAVGFKLSNGIEIPKEFEGKFKFARQRSKLAGEIRGTFFIVKGDYL, encoded by the coding sequence ATTTCATATACAGTGAATTTTAAAGAAGTAGAGACGACAGGCATAGAGGCAAGTATAGTGGCAGATGTTCTTGCAGGATTGCCGGCCAGTGAAGCTCGCTACTTCTGGAACAAATACAAACAGGAGTATGTGGTTTACACACCAGATGAGAAACCTGAAATCCTGACCATTATCGAGAAAGTATTAGCAGAGCGGGACATGGTTTTTCCTTATACTCCACTCAATGTAGCCCAACTTGAAGTAGATGGTATACTCTGGTCTTTTATTTTTTATGACAATGGCTTGGCAGTTAATGTCCTCTATACGCTTGAAGAAGGTGGCAAACGAGCGGTCGGTTTCAAATTGTCAAACGGCATTGAAATACCCAAAGAATTTGAAGGAAAATTCAAGTTTGCCCGCCAACGCTCCAAACTAGCAGGCGAGATTCGTGGCACTTTCTTTATTGTCAAGGGTGATTATTTATAG
- a CDS encoding MerR family transcriptional regulator → MNFKEVCEVTGLSADTIRYYERIGLVPKIARKSSGVRDFAENDIAILEFVRCFRSAGMSIERLIEYMGLVQAGNSTVEARIDLLKEEQEELRSRLVEIQEALDRLDYKIENYQTILRGKESELFDEGRRASKKSGE, encoded by the coding sequence ATGAACTTTAAAGAAGTTTGTGAAGTGACTGGTCTATCAGCTGATACCATTCGTTATTATGAGCGGATAGGGCTTGTTCCCAAAATTGCACGAAAATCTTCTGGAGTGAGGGACTTTGCGGAAAATGATATAGCCATCTTGGAATTTGTTCGCTGTTTTAGGAGTGCGGGTATGTCGATTGAGCGCTTGATTGAGTATATGGGCTTGGTGCAGGCTGGAAATAGTACAGTGGAAGCTCGGATCGATTTACTAAAAGAAGAGCAGGAAGAATTGCGGTCACGATTGGTGGAAATTCAGGAAGCTTTAGACCGTTTGGATTATAAAATTGAAAATTATCAAACCATTTTAAGAGGAAAAGAAAGTGAATTGTTTGATGAGGGGAGAAGGGCAAGCAAAAAGAGCGGGGAATAA
- a CDS encoding DUF3270 family protein: protein MAQRHYQSHEYQYEEYIPKEKQASYQTYQARNTKNYRVKELVFFINIVLFSLLTVISSYIYLSLGMPVFIALTLASVTGFIGLRLIQIGLKKKFRPKQTHK, encoded by the coding sequence ATGGCACAAAGACACTATCAGTCCCATGAATACCAGTACGAAGAGTATATCCCGAAAGAGAAACAAGCTAGTTACCAAACTTATCAAGCAAGAAATACTAAGAATTATCGCGTTAAAGAGTTAGTATTTTTTATCAATATTGTTTTGTTTAGCTTACTAACAGTGATTTCAAGCTATATTTACCTATCTTTAGGTATGCCAGTTTTTATCGCACTTACCTTAGCAAGTGTAACAGGCTTTATCGGGCTTCGTTTAATTCAGATTGGACTTAAAAAGAAATTTAGACCGAAACAGACACATAAATAG
- a CDS encoding U32 family peptidase: MKKITITATAESIEQVKGLLVAGIDRIYVGEENHALRIPTNFSYDELREIAELVHGAGKELTVAANALMHQDMMDHIKPFMELMREIKVDYLVVGDAGLFYINKRDGYNFKLIYDTSVFVTSSRQINFWKDHGAVEAVLAREIPSEELFDISKNLEIPAEVLVYGASVIHHSKRTLLRNYYNFTKADETDLSRQRGLFLAEPADPESHYSIFEDKHGTHIFINNDIDMMPKLAELYTHGYCNWKLDGIFCPGQNFVEIAKLFVQARELLEQGTFTYDQAFLLDEQVRKLHPAERGLDTGFYEFDRNKVK; encoded by the coding sequence ATGAAGAAAATTACCATTACAGCAACAGCTGAAAGTATTGAACAGGTCAAAGGACTGTTAGTAGCAGGCATTGATCGTATTTATGTAGGTGAAGAGAATCACGCTCTTCGTATTCCAACAAATTTTTCATATGATGAACTGAGGGAAATTGCAGAGCTTGTTCATGGAGCGGGCAAAGAATTAACAGTCGCTGCCAATGCATTGATGCACCAAGATATGATGGATCATATCAAGCCTTTTATGGAGCTCATGCGTGAGATAAAGGTTGATTATTTAGTAGTTGGTGATGCGGGTTTGTTTTATATTAATAAACGCGATGGCTACAATTTTAAACTAATCTATGATACATCAGTTTTCGTTACCTCTAGTCGTCAAATTAATTTTTGGAAAGATCACGGAGCTGTAGAAGCCGTTTTGGCACGTGAAATTCCATCTGAAGAGCTTTTTGATATTTCTAAAAATTTGGAAATTCCAGCGGAAGTACTGGTTTATGGTGCGTCAGTCATCCACCATTCTAAACGAACTCTGTTACGAAATTATTATAATTTTACAAAGGCTGATGAGACTGATTTATCGCGTCAACGTGGTTTGTTTTTAGCAGAACCTGCTGATCCAGAGAGTCATTATTCTATTTTTGAGGACAAACATGGTACTCATATTTTTATCAACAATGATATTGATATGATGCCTAAGTTAGCAGAACTTTATACACATGGTTATTGCAATTGGAAATTAGATGGTATTTTTTGCCCGGGACAAAACTTTGTTGAAATCGCGAAATTGTTTGTTCAAGCGAGAGAGTTGCTAGAGCAAGGAACTTTTACTTACGATCAGGCCTTTCTTTTGGATGAACAAGTTCGCAAACTCCATCCAGCTGAACGTGGTTTGGATACTGGTTTCTATGAATTTGATCGCAATAAAGTCAAATAA